The following proteins are co-located in the Haloarcula rubripromontorii genome:
- a CDS encoding HAD family hydrolase: protein MDLDMEQYDQLYRLYKSVDTTTLRGYQEFVDLFPPLSSTVALEQWETASDRLDDLKADITEEFSGTGETYAEIAARLTRDEAFTALDLYSKYDRSVNVLVLDVDETLRSAGDTDNEIPRDTLYLLTQFHEAGVPIVVCTGQTLENVKGFMIQGLGNDLVSSGGMSIVYESGNGVFTPKHGADTKRLLYERLDGTVVDVFESVRRRVLSEAPEAVGKRCHLQGNEFNVTLKPNAEVGSDNAVEIIDESLRYLCGLVGDAIAGQVDADVSDPAAYARAYFSRDPEILDVLEAGDLSTDADIDDAPAAFREVLERVDLGYYEGDAAELVSLELDKSAGVEEAFDVLGIDDPFALVMGDSKSDLRVMRWIDDNDAGIAAAPAHSSPDVLDHVSSRDDLVYEAGDASTVLRTVYGISLIEQLDEQGG from the coding sequence GTGGATCTCGACATGGAACAATACGACCAACTATACCGCCTCTACAAGAGCGTAGACACGACAACGTTGCGGGGCTATCAGGAGTTCGTCGACCTGTTCCCCCCGCTCAGTTCGACCGTCGCGCTGGAACAGTGGGAGACAGCCAGTGACCGCCTCGACGATCTCAAGGCCGACATCACCGAGGAATTCTCCGGGACCGGCGAGACCTACGCGGAAATCGCGGCCCGGCTGACCCGCGACGAGGCCTTCACCGCGCTCGACCTCTATTCGAAGTACGACCGGTCGGTGAACGTCCTCGTGCTGGACGTCGACGAGACGCTCCGGTCGGCTGGCGACACCGACAACGAAATCCCACGCGACACGCTGTACCTCCTGACACAGTTCCACGAAGCAGGCGTCCCCATCGTCGTCTGCACCGGCCAGACCTTAGAGAACGTCAAGGGGTTCATGATACAGGGCCTTGGCAACGACCTCGTCTCCTCCGGGGGGATGAGCATCGTCTACGAGTCCGGCAACGGCGTGTTCACGCCCAAACACGGCGCGGACACGAAGCGACTCCTGTATGAACGCCTCGACGGCACGGTCGTGGACGTGTTCGAGTCGGTCCGCCGCCGTGTCCTCTCTGAGGCTCCCGAGGCCGTCGGCAAGCGCTGTCACCTCCAGGGCAACGAGTTCAACGTCACGCTCAAGCCCAACGCCGAGGTCGGCAGCGACAACGCCGTGGAAATCATCGACGAGTCCCTGCGGTACCTCTGTGGGCTGGTCGGGGACGCTATCGCGGGGCAGGTCGATGCTGACGTGTCGGACCCGGCAGCGTACGCACGGGCCTACTTCAGCCGTGACCCGGAGATTCTCGACGTCTTGGAGGCGGGCGACCTGTCGACCGATGCCGACATCGACGACGCGCCTGCGGCGTTCCGCGAGGTCCTCGAACGCGTCGACCTCGGCTATTACGAGGGCGATGCGGCCGAACTCGTGAGCCTCGAACTGGACAAGTCCGCCGGCGTCGAGGAGGCCTTCGACGTGCTCGGCATCGACGACCCGTTCGCGCTCGTGATGGGCGACAGCAAGAGCGACCTGCGGGTGATGCGCTGGATCGACGACAACGACGCCGGTATCGCCGCCGCCCCCGCACATTCCTCGCCCGACGTACTCGATCACGTCAGTTCGCGCGACGATCTGGTGTACGAGGCCGGCGACGCCAGCACGGTCCTGCGGACTGTCTACGGGATCAGCCTCATCGAGCAACTGGACGAGCAGGGGGGCTAA
- the mutL gene encoding DNA mismatch repair endonuclease MutL, with product MTDIQRLDDQTVERIAAGEVVERPASVVKELVENAIDADANRVEVVVEAGGTDGIRVTDDGVGMDREAVETAVEQHTTSKIRDIADLEGGVGTLGFRGEALHAIGAVSRLTIRTRPRGGDVGTELVLEGGDVTSVGPAGCPEGTTIAVEDLFYNVPARRKYLKQESTEFAHVNTVVASYALANPDVAVSLTHGDRETFSTTGQGNLRETVMAVYGREVAESMISVGAGSGANGGGDETDSFPNGPLDGVHGLVSHPETNRAGREYLSTYVNGRYVRAGTVRDAVIDAYGTQIAPDRYPFAVLFLDVPAGDVDVNVHPRKMEVRFADDEGVREQVRTAVEDALLREGLLRSTAPRGRSAPEQTEITPESDGASSGERQPSRPDGRDTADETAPSARTDSTTAESSADTTGRVSDAESTEQSDGAQSETGGQQAADTTAADQSVDTKRPSVAEANEDASGNSEKRQAEGSVSSGDSTGARRESSTAGRTETERGDRKFTGGQEQARLGDDPEATHESLPSMRILGQLADTYVVAETDDGLVLVDQHAADERVNYERLKAKFEGETTTQALATPVELELTAREAEVFDRRSDALASLGFHTARTGERSVEVRTLPGVIADAAGPDIVRDVLGAFVAGDDEAAATVEAAADELLGDLACYPSVTGNTSLTEGSVRELLAALDDCENPYACPHGRPTVIHIDRQELEDRFERDYPGHGGRRR from the coding sequence ATGACCGATATCCAGCGACTCGACGACCAGACCGTCGAACGCATCGCGGCCGGCGAGGTGGTCGAGCGGCCGGCCTCCGTCGTCAAGGAACTGGTCGAGAACGCCATCGACGCCGACGCGAACCGGGTCGAGGTGGTCGTCGAAGCCGGGGGGACCGACGGGATTCGCGTCACGGACGACGGCGTCGGGATGGACCGCGAGGCTGTCGAGACAGCCGTCGAGCAACACACCACCTCGAAGATCCGCGATATCGCGGATCTGGAGGGCGGCGTGGGAACGCTGGGGTTCCGCGGCGAGGCGCTCCACGCTATCGGCGCAGTGTCCCGACTGACGATCCGGACCCGGCCACGCGGGGGCGACGTAGGCACCGAACTGGTGCTTGAAGGCGGCGACGTTACCTCAGTCGGCCCCGCCGGCTGTCCGGAGGGGACGACGATAGCGGTCGAGGACCTCTTCTACAACGTACCGGCCCGCCGGAAGTACCTCAAACAGGAGTCGACGGAGTTCGCCCACGTCAACACCGTCGTCGCCAGTTACGCGCTGGCGAACCCGGACGTGGCCGTCTCGCTGACCCACGGCGACCGCGAAACGTTCTCGACGACCGGCCAAGGTAACTTGCGCGAGACAGTGATGGCTGTCTACGGCCGGGAAGTGGCCGAGTCGATGATTTCGGTCGGTGCGGGTTCGGGAGCGAACGGGGGTGGCGACGAGACGGACAGTTTCCCCAACGGGCCACTCGACGGCGTGCACGGCCTCGTGTCACACCCCGAGACGAACCGCGCCGGCCGCGAGTACCTCTCGACGTACGTCAACGGTCGCTACGTCAGGGCCGGCACCGTTCGTGACGCCGTCATCGATGCCTACGGGACCCAGATCGCGCCGGACCGCTACCCCTTCGCCGTCCTCTTTCTGGACGTGCCCGCGGGTGACGTGGACGTGAACGTCCATCCCCGGAAAATGGAGGTCCGATTCGCCGACGACGAGGGTGTCCGCGAGCAGGTCCGGACCGCTGTCGAGGACGCGCTGTTACGAGAAGGACTGCTGCGCTCGACAGCGCCGCGTGGCCGGTCAGCACCCGAGCAGACGGAGATAACGCCGGAGTCGGACGGAGCGAGCAGTGGCGAGCGCCAGCCGTCGCGTCCGGACGGCCGGGACACCGCGGACGAAACAGCACCGTCAGCGCGGACGGACAGCACAACAGCGGAGAGCAGTGCTGATACGACGGGACGGGTGTCGGATGCTGAGTCCACAGAGCAGTCTGACGGTGCCCAGTCGGAGACAGGGGGTCAGCAGGCCGCCGACACGACCGCAGCAGATCAGTCAGTCGATACGAAACGCCCCTCTGTGGCCGAGGCGAACGAAGATGCGTCGGGCAACTCCGAGAAGCGGCAAGCAGAGGGTAGCGTTTCGAGTGGAGATAGCACCGGTGCGCGCCGCGAATCGTCCACAGCGGGTCGGACGGAGACGGAGCGCGGGGACCGGAAGTTCACCGGCGGACAGGAGCAGGCACGCCTCGGCGACGACCCGGAGGCGACCCACGAATCGCTGCCTTCGATGCGGATTCTCGGGCAGTTAGCCGACACCTACGTCGTCGCGGAGACGGACGACGGCCTCGTACTGGTCGACCAGCACGCGGCAGACGAGCGGGTCAACTACGAACGGCTCAAGGCCAAATTCGAGGGCGAGACCACGACGCAGGCACTCGCTACCCCAGTCGAACTCGAACTGACCGCCCGTGAAGCGGAGGTGTTCGACCGGCGCAGCGACGCGCTTGCGAGTCTGGGGTTCCACACGGCGCGGACGGGTGAACGGAGCGTCGAGGTCCGAACCCTCCCGGGCGTCATCGCCGATGCGGCCGGTCCGGACATCGTCAGGGATGTACTGGGCGCGTTTGTCGCCGGCGACGACGAAGCGGCGGCGACGGTCGAGGCTGCGGCCGACGAACTGCTCGGCGACCTGGCGTGTTACCCCTCGGTGACCGGGAACACGTCGCTGACCGAGGGGTCGGTCAGGGAGCTACTCGCCGCCCTGGACGACTGTGAGAACCCCTATGCGTGTCCCCACGGGCGGCCGACGGTCATTCACATCGACCGGCAGGAACTCGAAGACCGGTTCGAGCGTGATTACCCGGGCCACGGCGGGCGGCGGCGATAG
- a CDS encoding IMPACT family protein, with amino-acid sequence MTDSYRTVPDRGEARFEVRGSEFIGHVAPATTVDEAEAFVDAVGEEYADATHNVPAYRVRSDPFREYASDDGEPSGSAGDPALNVLQQREVENVVAVVTRYYGGTNLGVGGLASAYSRAVKEGVDDAGVVEEVPHERFTVTVAYDDSGSVRSLLESAGVEFEAAYEAEVVFDVRVPTAEGSALRDRIRSATSGRAAIELE; translated from the coding sequence GTGACGGACAGCTATCGGACCGTTCCGGACCGCGGCGAGGCGCGTTTCGAGGTCCGGGGCTCGGAGTTCATCGGCCACGTCGCCCCCGCGACGACCGTCGACGAGGCCGAAGCGTTTGTCGACGCCGTCGGCGAGGAGTACGCCGACGCGACCCACAACGTCCCCGCCTATCGCGTCCGGTCGGACCCGTTCAGGGAGTACGCCAGCGACGACGGTGAACCGAGCGGCAGCGCCGGCGACCCCGCGCTGAACGTCCTCCAGCAACGCGAGGTCGAGAACGTCGTCGCCGTCGTCACGCGCTACTACGGCGGGACGAACCTCGGCGTGGGCGGCCTCGCCAGCGCCTACTCCAGAGCGGTGAAGGAAGGCGTCGACGACGCGGGCGTCGTCGAGGAAGTACCCCACGAGCGGTTCACCGTGACCGTCGCCTACGACGATTCGGGCAGCGTCCGGAGCCTGCTCGAATCGGCGGGCGTCGAGTTCGAGGCCGCCTACGAAGCCGAAGTCGTCTTCGACGTTCGAGTCCCAACCGCAGAGGGCAGCGCCCTGCGGGACCGGATTCGGAGCGCGACCAGCGGGCGGGCCGCTATCGAACTGGAGTAA
- a CDS encoding alpha/beta fold hydrolase — MSTARNRDVALYYEADGDGPTVVFINDVGYGAWLWGWHYDAVAGPYETVVWDLRGTGRSDAPAGPYDVGTLAADLEAVLADHGVGSAHLVGAGLGGMVALKYAHQYSRARSLTLYCTAGSGDAIDRDALDSLALDAPSSLDGAFSPAFRDHDPDLLERIADWRADEDATGVARDAQADAMTAFDAPPLYEITQPAEVYYGVDDPVVEPEAAESLAADLPRGTGEAVEGRHCCFVEHAPAVTDRLLALLDEHAE; from the coding sequence ATGTCGACCGCACGCAACCGCGACGTGGCTCTCTATTATGAAGCCGACGGCGACGGCCCGACCGTCGTGTTTATCAACGACGTGGGGTACGGGGCGTGGCTCTGGGGCTGGCACTACGACGCCGTCGCCGGCCCCTACGAGACGGTGGTGTGGGACCTCCGCGGGACCGGTCGGTCGGACGCGCCCGCGGGACCGTACGACGTCGGAACGCTGGCCGCCGACCTCGAAGCTGTGCTGGCTGACCACGGCGTCGGGAGCGCTCACCTCGTCGGGGCCGGCCTCGGTGGGATGGTCGCGCTCAAGTACGCCCACCAGTACAGCCGCGCCCGCTCGCTGACGCTGTACTGTACGGCCGGGTCCGGCGATGCGATTGACCGGGACGCGCTCGACTCGCTCGCGCTGGATGCCCCGTCGTCGCTTGACGGTGCGTTCTCGCCGGCGTTCCGTGACCACGACCCGGACTTGCTCGAACGGATTGCGGACTGGCGGGCCGACGAGGACGCTACTGGCGTGGCTCGCGACGCGCAGGCCGACGCAATGACGGCCTTCGACGCGCCGCCGCTGTACGAGATTACCCAGCCCGCCGAAGTGTACTACGGGGTAGACGACCCTGTCGTCGAACCTGAGGCCGCGGAGTCGCTGGCGGCGGATCTCCCCCGTGGGACTGGGGAGGCCGTCGAGGGCCGCCACTGCTGTTTCGTTGAGCACGCGCCGGCGGTGACCGACCGACTGCTGGCGCTGCTTGACGAGCACGCCGAGTGA
- a CDS encoding carboxypeptidase regulatory-like domain-containing protein, whose protein sequence is MRCHRTVLPTVLLALLVGAGVVAGTAAGQSQVTLTVTVVDGDGDPLSGIDLSATWDDGAGGPANETTRANGQALIDVPEGADVMLQIDDDEYVRNVPYVVEDAEAESVEVVVSESATATVSAVTADGQPAENARIRLYRDGNYVVDRNAGSDGAITTQPVEEGEYSVIVTKPGFYRNLTTVPVSGETTATVRISEGSVLLQAEVVDDHFNDSRPIRDATVRVESDNGFDGTVPTLSDGTASVSVPVNDRYDVTVTKEGYETVERRVRVAEDETSVDVDIRRTPEITLTPDNRQVIVDANVRFTVTDEYDAPVANATVTRNGTEVGETDADGEITATVPTAGTVTFTATAGDLTTTTNVTAFRPGEETTTGGAATTPERTATATETSDGSGPGFTVALTLVAVLVVTALAHRRR, encoded by the coding sequence ATGCGCTGTCACCGTACCGTGTTACCAACTGTATTGCTGGCACTGCTGGTCGGGGCCGGTGTGGTGGCGGGAACAGCTGCCGGACAGTCACAGGTGACCCTCACCGTCACCGTCGTCGACGGGGACGGCGACCCGCTCAGCGGTATCGACCTCTCGGCGACGTGGGACGACGGCGCGGGCGGGCCGGCCAACGAGACGACGCGGGCAAACGGGCAGGCACTTATCGATGTCCCCGAGGGGGCGGATGTCATGCTACAGATAGATGACGACGAGTACGTCAGAAACGTCCCTTACGTCGTCGAAGATGCCGAGGCGGAGTCCGTCGAAGTAGTAGTCTCGGAGTCGGCGACAGCCACAGTCAGCGCGGTGACGGCGGACGGCCAGCCGGCCGAGAACGCCCGCATCCGGCTGTATCGGGACGGGAACTACGTGGTCGACAGGAACGCGGGCAGCGACGGGGCCATCACGACACAGCCCGTCGAGGAAGGCGAATACAGCGTCATCGTCACCAAGCCGGGGTTCTACCGCAACCTGACGACCGTGCCAGTCTCCGGCGAGACGACGGCGACGGTCCGGATTAGCGAGGGGTCGGTCCTGCTGCAAGCCGAGGTCGTCGACGACCACTTCAACGACTCCAGACCGATCCGGGACGCGACCGTTCGGGTCGAATCTGACAACGGATTCGATGGCACCGTGCCGACGCTCTCCGACGGGACGGCGTCGGTCAGCGTGCCGGTCAACGACCGCTACGACGTCACCGTGACGAAAGAGGGCTACGAGACGGTCGAGCGACGCGTCAGGGTGGCTGAAGACGAAACCTCAGTCGATGTGGACATCCGGCGCACCCCGGAGATTACGCTCACGCCTGACAACAGGCAGGTCATCGTCGACGCGAACGTCCGGTTCACAGTCACCGACGAGTACGACGCACCAGTGGCGAACGCGACCGTAACCCGGAACGGGACCGAGGTCGGGGAGACGGACGCGGACGGGGAGATAACCGCGACCGTCCCGACGGCCGGTACCGTCACGTTCACCGCGACAGCCGGGGACCTCACCACGACGACGAACGTGACTGCGTTCAGGCCGGGCGAGGAGACGACGACGGGCGGGGCGGCCACGACGCCGGAACGGACGGCCACGGCGACCGAAACGTCGGACGGGAGCGGCCCGGGCTTTACCGTCGCCCTGACGCTCGTCGCGGTGCTCGTGGTGACCGCCCTCGCACACCGGCGACGCTAA
- a CDS encoding sugar kinase has translation MSLVTFGETALRFAPPDGQRFETAREASIRVDGTASGVAATAGRLGADARWLSKVPDTPLGRRVVAELHEFGLETDIVWADPDAGRQGLTFHEDADPPRAERLLQDRGDTAMATLTPGELPMGEIQNADVVFTTGATLSLSDTAADTTGALLRAAAGMRAFDLDFHPGLWDAEDARDALADLLPAVDTLFAAEEQVSAVFDTTGSPREVVHTLATEYDLTRVILTRSEYGAVAYHDGVIHEQDAIETSAVDESGQHEAFIGATLQQLAAGADTDEALLHGVAAAALSRTLSGPLTPLEPSEVERVVGSQQSRRP, from the coding sequence ATGTCACTCGTAACGTTCGGCGAGACTGCTCTCAGATTTGCACCGCCAGACGGACAGCGGTTCGAAACGGCCCGCGAGGCGTCGATTCGCGTCGACGGGACAGCAAGCGGGGTTGCGGCGACGGCCGGCCGGCTCGGGGCCGACGCACGCTGGCTCTCGAAGGTCCCAGACACGCCGCTCGGGCGACGCGTCGTCGCGGAACTCCACGAATTCGGTCTGGAGACAGACATTGTCTGGGCAGACCCGGACGCCGGACGGCAAGGGCTCACGTTCCACGAGGACGCCGACCCGCCCCGTGCCGAGCGGCTGCTACAGGACCGCGGCGACACCGCGATGGCGACACTGACACCCGGCGAGTTGCCGATGGGCGAGATACAGAACGCAGACGTAGTGTTCACCACGGGCGCAACCCTCTCACTGTCCGACACAGCCGCCGACACGACGGGGGCGTTGCTCAGAGCGGCCGCAGGGATGCGAGCATTCGATCTCGATTTCCATCCCGGGCTATGGGACGCCGAGGATGCCCGCGACGCACTTGCGGACTTGCTGCCGGCCGTCGATACCCTCTTTGCCGCCGAAGAGCAGGTGTCTGCGGTGTTTGACACGACGGGGAGTCCGCGCGAAGTCGTGCACACGCTCGCAACAGAGTACGATCTCACCCGGGTGATTCTCACACGGAGCGAGTACGGTGCGGTGGCCTACCACGACGGCGTCATTCACGAGCAGGATGCCATCGAGACATCTGCGGTAGACGAATCAGGACAACACGAGGCCTTCATCGGCGCGACGCTCCAGCAACTGGCCGCCGGTGCTGACACGGACGAGGCGCTGCTCCACGGCGTCGCGGCGGCAGCACTCTCCCGAACACTGTCCGGGCCGTTGACGCCGCTCGAGCCGTCCGAAGTTGAGCGGGTCGTCGGTTCACAGCAGTCGAGACGGCCGTAG
- the hisB gene encoding imidazoleglycerol-phosphate dehydratase HisB yields MTDRTAAVTRTTAETDIEVTLDVDGDGDSTIDTGIGFFDHMLDSFSTHGLFDLTVQCDGDLEIDDHHTVEDVAITLGEAFTEALDDKRGIRRFADRKVPLDEAVASVVVDISGRPYFAFDGAFSQDSVGGMTSHMARHFCRSLSMNAGLTLHCGVEGENAHHEIEALFKGLARALDDATRIDERRSDVASTKGEL; encoded by the coding sequence ATGACTGACCGGACGGCAGCCGTCACGCGGACCACGGCCGAGACGGACATCGAGGTCACGCTCGATGTCGACGGCGACGGGGACAGCACCATCGACACCGGCATCGGCTTCTTCGACCACATGCTTGATTCGTTCTCGACGCATGGATTGTTCGACCTGACCGTGCAGTGTGACGGCGATCTGGAGATCGACGACCACCACACCGTCGAGGACGTGGCCATCACGCTCGGCGAGGCGTTCACCGAAGCGCTGGACGACAAGCGCGGTATCCGCCGGTTCGCCGACCGCAAGGTCCCGCTCGATGAGGCCGTCGCGAGCGTCGTCGTCGACATCTCCGGCCGGCCGTACTTCGCGTTCGACGGTGCGTTCTCACAGGATTCTGTCGGTGGGATGACCAGCCACATGGCCAGGCATTTCTGTCGCTCGCTGTCGATGAACGCCGGGCTGACGCTACACTGTGGCGTCGAGGGCGAGAACGCTCACCACGAGATAGAGGCGCTGTTCAAGGGGCTGGCACGGGCGCTCGACGACGCAACCCGAATCGACGAGCGCCGGTCCGACGTGGCGAGTACGAAAGGCGAGCTATAG
- a CDS encoding 2Fe-2S iron-sulfur cluster binding domain-containing protein encodes MPATLTVETPTGETHELTAEAGAVLRDVLLDADLSPHGRYAERVNCGGRGICATCGVRLAEPPDADHWHDDLADRFGYPRLSCQLQVRDGMQVKLLDKRVWGSRQAGDGTD; translated from the coding sequence ATGCCGGCGACGCTCACCGTCGAGACGCCAACCGGCGAGACCCACGAACTCACCGCAGAAGCCGGCGCGGTCCTCCGGGACGTACTCCTCGACGCCGACCTCTCGCCACATGGCCGCTACGCCGAGCGGGTCAACTGCGGCGGCCGCGGCATCTGTGCCACCTGCGGCGTCCGCCTCGCCGAACCGCCCGACGCCGACCACTGGCACGACGACCTCGCCGACCGGTTTGGCTACCCCCGACTCTCCTGTCAGCTGCAGGTCCGGGACGGGATGCAGGTCAAACTGCTGGACAAGCGGGTCTGGGGGTCACGACAGGCCGGCGACGGCACGGACTGA
- a CDS encoding ACT domain-containing protein, with product MFDEIMQKFEDSPGQQDVIRLLLERGFSVNADGRVVSGGIEIPNTGIAREADVDRRVVNATTDAILDDDDLRRIFRNISSVPSLLDLAPVLDLHAVTVTVRAADESGIVSTVTSAIANRGISIRQVLSEDPEFTDEPKLYVITDEELPGDLINEIRRLAFVRTIELA from the coding sequence ATGTTCGACGAGATTATGCAGAAATTCGAGGACTCTCCCGGCCAGCAGGATGTCATCCGTTTGCTGCTGGAACGAGGGTTCTCCGTCAATGCGGACGGCCGCGTTGTCTCGGGCGGCATCGAGATCCCGAACACGGGCATCGCCCGCGAGGCCGATGTCGACCGTCGTGTCGTCAACGCCACGACGGACGCGATTCTCGACGACGACGACCTGCGGCGCATCTTCCGCAACATCTCCTCCGTGCCGAGCCTGCTCGACCTCGCACCGGTGCTGGACCTGCACGCGGTGACCGTCACTGTCCGGGCCGCCGACGAGTCCGGCATCGTGTCGACGGTCACGTCGGCTATCGCCAACCGCGGCATTTCCATCCGGCAGGTCCTCAGCGAAGACCCCGAGTTCACCGACGAGCCGAAACTGTACGTCATCACCGACGAGGAACTGCCCGGTGACCTCATCAACGAAATCCGCCGGCTAGCGTTCGTCCGGACTATCGAACTGGCCTGA
- the ygfZ gene encoding CAF17-like 4Fe-4S cluster assembly/insertion protein YgfZ, with amino-acid sequence MTVLESVHEAHGATFREVGGRRVVDNYGRPERTHRAVRNVVGAIEYGYGVIVVTGEDRVDYVDNAVSNRVPDEDGAGCYALLLDPDGRVDTDMYVYNAGERLLVFTPPQEADDLAAEWADKTFIQDVEFEVATDDFAVFGVHGPKATEKIASVLHQTGTPEDVLTFERGELGDAGVSVVRTDNLAGEESYDVVCSADDAEPVFDTLVNRGLNAVPFGYRTWETLTLEAGTPLFDSEVKGALPNDLGLRNALDFEKGCYVGQEVVSRIENRGHPTQRLVGLAVEAVPDPGAAVFAGDEHVGDVTRAAQSPMREAPIALANLSWERPEASLTVRVDGDPVATQQVELPFIDGSAQSARLPTYE; translated from the coding sequence ATGACTGTTCTCGAGTCCGTTCACGAGGCCCACGGAGCGACGTTCAGGGAGGTTGGTGGCCGGCGCGTTGTCGACAACTACGGGCGACCGGAGCGGACCCACCGCGCGGTTCGGAACGTCGTCGGAGCGATAGAGTACGGCTACGGTGTGATCGTCGTCACCGGCGAGGACCGCGTCGACTACGTCGACAACGCCGTCTCGAACCGCGTCCCGGACGAGGACGGCGCGGGCTGTTACGCGCTCTTGCTCGACCCCGACGGCCGCGTCGACACGGACATGTACGTGTACAACGCCGGCGAGCGCCTGCTCGTGTTCACGCCGCCACAGGAGGCCGACGATCTGGCCGCGGAGTGGGCGGACAAGACCTTCATTCAGGACGTCGAGTTCGAGGTAGCGACCGACGACTTCGCCGTCTTCGGCGTCCACGGGCCGAAAGCGACCGAGAAAATCGCCAGTGTCCTCCACCAGACCGGGACGCCCGAGGACGTACTGACCTTCGAGCGGGGCGAACTCGGCGACGCCGGCGTCTCCGTCGTCCGGACGGACAACCTCGCTGGCGAGGAGAGCTACGATGTGGTCTGTAGCGCCGACGACGCCGAACCCGTCTTCGACACGCTGGTCAACCGCGGACTCAACGCTGTCCCCTTCGGCTACCGGACCTGGGAGACGCTCACACTGGAGGCCGGGACGCCGCTGTTCGACAGCGAAGTCAAGGGCGCGCTCCCGAACGACCTGGGCCTGCGCAACGCCCTTGACTTCGAGAAGGGGTGTTACGTCGGTCAGGAGGTCGTCTCCCGTATCGAGAACCGCGGTCACCCGACCCAGCGCCTGGTCGGTCTCGCCGTCGAGGCCGTGCCGGACCCCGGAGCGGCAGTGTTCGCCGGCGACGAGCACGTCGGCGACGTGACCCGCGCCGCGCAGAGTCCGATGCGGGAAGCCCCGATTGCGCTGGCAAATCTTAGCTGGGAGCGGCCCGAGGCATCGCTGACCGTCCGCGTCGACGGCGACCCGGTCGCCACACAGCAGGTCGAGCTACCCTTTATCGACGGGTCGGCACAGTCGGCACGGTTGCCGACCTACGAGTAG